Genomic window (Phragmites australis chromosome 5, lpPhrAust1.1, whole genome shotgun sequence):
ACACTCTCACTAAATCAACAAACAAGTTATAGTGACAATTTTGACTATAACAACCTTTAAATCCAGGCAAAGCCGGGAAATCTTCATTTTGAATGCTGAATTCCTGGCTTTGTTGAACAATGGTATTAACACCAACTCCTTGCTTGCGTAGTGACCCTGCAACTTAAAGAAATCGATAAAGCATCCTCCAAatcctaataaaaaaaatatctataggTTTCAGCACTTTTACCATATTGTCCTTGTGGACCACCAGCAGAACTAGGTCGACCAGTCAATTGGGGAAAATCATTTATGTCAAATGGAGCAGTGTCACTAGCATCATGCAGCATCCCCATAGAACTTAGAGAATTATTTCCTGTTTGTATTTGATTCTGAGATATTGAACCTCCAGATGATGGATATGAACTTCCAAGCATATTTATCAACTGAGGAGACGCTGTTTTCAGAgataaatagttataaaaaacaGGCTGGATGAGACATGCACTCCTATAAAAGGACGTAATACACAGCATACTTATTGTTAACCATTCAAATTTCAGGAGGCCATGTTATCacaactatataaaatataaactGTCCAAGCTTTTATTAGGACCCTATTACGTTGCATACGTCCGGGTTTCCTAACTTGTTCCTGGATCGAGTGAGAATGAGAAAACTAATAATGTTCAAAACTTGGTTTAATTGGGGGGATCTTTCATGAGAACATTGTTCTGGCACTACTTTTCAGTCTTCCTTTTTTGGCTCATTGTCACAATTACATAAACTAGTTTGCAATTTGCTCTCTCGCAGCACCTATTTCCACAAAGCAGAAATATCAACAGCTACTTGCTAATTAAAaaaacagcaaaaaaaaaatcggttgACCACTTATTTCATATGCCCAACTTTTGGTGCCAACAAAAAGTTGAAAGGTAAGCATACAGCCTAAAACAAGAAATGTAGCAAGTGGGCAGCCAACAAATGGGTAACATAGCAATGGTAGAACATGTTAACAGGTAATAGTTGAAGCTACAACTAACCagaaaagagaagcaagcaagcatgAAAGCTATTTAAATCTATGTAAAATACGATATTGCACATGTTTATGTGGTATGTGTAATCAATAACCTTGCTGAAGAAGGCCATTCATCATCCTGTTGGATCCTTGCACATTTAAACTACCACTCCCAGTGTTGCCACTCAGATTCATCCGTGATGCGATACTTGGCACAGACAATCCGCCAGAGCTTAAATTTCTTCCAATATTACTTCCGCCTACAACATTTCCTACGGAACTTGTGATCCGTGGACCCAAATTTCCTAAACCTGGAGATACCGACATCCCAGGAACAGAATTGCGACTGCCAACGTTGCCCAAGTTCGAGGATAACCCTTGAATGGTGCCACCAATATTCATGCTGCTACTAAAAGCTGGACCTGCGCCAACATTCATCCCTCTACCACTGACACCTGAATGTGCATGAGGAATCTGCAAAGGAATCAAATAATAAATCATCTTGCTCCACATGGATGCGCAGAAAGCGTACACTATCATTTCATCTGGATAAATTGGTCCTTGGATTCCATAACAATCAATTAACATGCATGTGTAAGGAATTGCAATACACATAAAAGTGAGCATTAGAACCTGAGACATGGCAACCGGAAGGCTGTTTGAAGTGAACCTTCCTGAAATGCTCCCTCCAGGTTGTTGAACCCCAGAGGATGGAAGGCCACTCATTGCAGCATTCCTTTGTGCAAGTGATCCAGGCATATTTGGAAGGTTGAAATTTCCATGAATGTTGTGCAAACCTTTGAAATATCAGAAAAAGGAAGGCTTTTACATCATGGCCATTGGTAGTATCAATTGTTTAACCAAGATTTTGTATCTTATGCTAACCAGAATGATGGAAACCTGGAATTGATCCGGATTGACCCGAAAAGGATGATGTAAATGGTCTTCCTGTAGAGTCTGGAAGATTTGACGCCGAACTATTAAGGTTTGACTGCCAAGGCAAGGAGAatcaagaaattaaaaaaagataaaacagGATATGTGTGCAGTCAAATTAGCATCAATAGAAAAAACCATATCGAGTTAAGCAGGCCCTTAAAAATGTTTGACTAGGAGACAGTTATCAAGAGTTCAAAAATGAAATACTCATCTATTGTCCACACAAAACGGCAGCAGAAACAAACAAGTCGATGACCTACCAAACTCACAACACAATAATAACGCTGGTCAGATTTACTTGTCGAGATAGTCTTCAATGCACAAATTTGACCATCACCTTTTACAATACAAGTATATgttgttgtaaaaaaaatacatttgttGTGACACTGAAGTAATTTTGATGACGAATCTATTAAGATAATTTTCATACAACAACTCTTAAAACTCCATAAATTCTAGAATAATATCTATTCATAAAAAAAGATGAATGGTTAAAGTTGTGAAAATTTGACTATGTGCGTTATAGAATAACATCTATTTTGGACCCAAGGTAGTGAAATGAAGAGAAATATAGAACAGGAATATATAGTAAAAGGCTAAAAGCAAGATAATCCAGTTGCAGGTATAACTGTGTAAGTACGTACATTTAGCAAGCCTGACATTATGAAGACAACAAAAGAACTCGACACTCGAGGGCAAATGAAGATTATCCACCAAAAGGCATGATGCAGCAAACTCTTCGAATCTGAAACAG
Coding sequences:
- the LOC133919936 gene encoding probable NOT transcription complex subunit VIP2 isoform X3, whose translation is MSGLLNSNLNSSASNLPDSTGRPFTSSFSGQSGSIPGLHNIHGNFNLPNMPGSLAQRNAAMSGLPSSGVQQPGGSISGRFTSNSLPVAMSQIPHAHSGVSGRGMNVGAGPAFSSSMNIGGTIQGLSSNLGNVGSRNSVPGMSVSPGLGNLGPRITSSVGNVVGGSNIGRNLSSGGLSVPSIASRMNLSGNTGSGSLNVQGSNRMMNGLLQQASPQLINMLGSSYPSSGGSISQNQIQTGNNSLSSMGMLHDASDTAPFDINDFPQLTGRPSSAGGPQGQYVAGSLRKQGVGVNTIVQQSQEFSIQNEDFPALPGFKGNSSDYAMELHHKEQLHENVPVMQAQQYPMARSVGFNLGSSYPPNRQQHQQGANSVQNARSQNVGLRPLSQTSSLGSYDQLLQQYQQPQPHSQNPFRLQQMPPATHSYRDQSLKPPTPPDPYGLLGLLGVIRMNDAELASLALGIDLTTLGLNLNSPDNLYKTFGSPWSNEPAKGDPDFHIPACYFAEHTPPLQPLLFQKFQTLTLFYIFYSMPKDEAQLYAANELYNRGWFYHRELRLWFTRIPNVEPLVKAPLYERGSYGCFDPNSWETVRKDNFVLHYELVEKKPALPSVAQNIR
- the LOC133919936 gene encoding probable NOT transcription complex subunit VIP2 isoform X1; the protein is MSGLLNSNLNSSASNLPDSTGRPFTSSFSGQSGSIPGFHHSGLHNIHGNFNLPNMPGSLAQRNAAMSGLPSSGVQQPGGSISGRFTSNSLPVAMSQIPHAHSGVSGRGMNVGAGPAFSSSMNIGGTIQGLSSNLGNVGSRNSVPGMSVSPGLGNLGPRITSSVGNVVGGSNIGRNLSSGGLSVPSIASRMNLSGNTGSGSLNVQGSNRMMNGLLQQASPQLINMLGSSYPSSGGSISQNQIQTGNNSLSSMGMLHDASDTAPFDINDFPQLTGRPSSAGGPQGQYVAGSLRKQGVGVNTIVQQSQEFSIQNEDFPALPGFKGNSSDYAMELHHKEQLHENVPVMQAQQYPMARSVGFNLGSSYPPNRQQHQQGANSVQNARSQNVGLRPLSQTSSLGSYDQLLQQYQQPQPHSQNPFRLQQMPPATHSYRDQSLKPPTPPDPYGLLGLLGVIRMNDAELASLALGIDLTTLGLNLNSPDNLYKTFGSPWSNEPAKGDPDFHIPACYFAEHTPPLQPLLFQKFQTLTLFYIFYSMPKDEAQLYAANELYNRGWFYHRELRLWFTRIPNVEPLVKAPLYERGSYGCFDPNSWETVRKDNFVLHYELVEKKPALPSVAQNIR
- the LOC133919936 gene encoding probable NOT transcription complex subunit VIP2 isoform X2, translating into MSGLLNSNLNSSASNLPDSTGRPFTSSFSGQSGSIPGFHHSGLHNIHGNFNLPNMPGSLAQRNAAMSGLPSSGVQQPGGSISGRFTSNSLPVAMSQIPHAHSGVSGRGMNVGAGPAFSSSMNIGGTIQGLSSNLGNVGSRNSVPGMSVSPGLGNLGPRITSSVGNVVGGSNIGRNLSSGGLSVPSIASRMNLSGNTGSGSLNVQGSNRMMNGLLQQASPQLINMLGSSYPSSGGSISQNQIQTGNNSLSSMGMLHDASDTAPFDINDFPQLTGRPSSAGGPQGQYGSLRKQGVGVNTIVQQSQEFSIQNEDFPALPGFKGNSSDYAMELHHKEQLHENVPVMQAQQYPMARSVGFNLGSSYPPNRQQHQQGANSVQNARSQNVGLRPLSQTSSLGSYDQLLQQYQQPQPHSQNPFRLQQMPPATHSYRDQSLKPPTPPDPYGLLGLLGVIRMNDAELASLALGIDLTTLGLNLNSPDNLYKTFGSPWSNEPAKGDPDFHIPACYFAEHTPPLQPLLFQKFQTLTLFYIFYSMPKDEAQLYAANELYNRGWFYHRELRLWFTRIPNVEPLVKAPLYERGSYGCFDPNSWETVRKDNFVLHYELVEKKPALPSVAQNIR